The following are from one region of the Primulina eburnea isolate SZY01 chromosome 17, ASM2296580v1, whole genome shotgun sequence genome:
- the LOC140818059 gene encoding serine/threonine-protein kinase ATR isoform X1, with protein sequence MANLSSLVHELRERIAASSSATSTTQNDDVLESRFRAVLPNLLQAYVVPSASAKEREVIAVLKLLAHTAKNFPGVFYHGKASAVLPVIGRIIPFFAEPAFLSRHGTIVETVGSLLSLLRTGDRDAFRQFFMDTMLLVEDLAYVASICNKTNSSEGKKVSMTSFRESVAAISNETALLSDIPKSNRPVNGYGISIDLTGKERFLPFATSVIKLLYKSLTEGTLNVEGLVDVPCVLAVCNLLCYGDDDLHMACFDFARLVGAGRNSEIIPSEIFIQSMTIILNEDVEGVSVFRSAVYDSSLGGCLHTLHSGSPDEIVRSTAADLVRIFPESLLKTRSMELKAALCSAYVRIAKMCPPQFWKPECLIYLLCSSDPLFQLIDCFKVAVSRLSPYLVGRIITDDRDISMLAFRDTANEILTIGGKRRNQGTDTSETKRQKREDKFTDSGNKREEAYNLCGFSGIREKEYADFLFSSLNLLVEFLKPPGENSNSMSTETALTAISILCVVFSEHPHTDLSICIFRQMCKWIFWMFEQLQQAKPGHPFAMDISIFLEAVDSLLFVQGSLSEENKNELFESTGDIGTLLLPVLKLSWNHSSSIIDYCPPWKAKCLSIRILSKIGFIAQSGVDLDVLDLGLRDEAEEVRIKAVISMPLILRSCDVNFLMHMFNKLEILVKEKNEQVKKIIPLFLGHLACLFGCYEEALLGDSRYKLYLMNDQEKQESKFDNLLKGFWCSKCDGTIAVNHRACSKVLWPNVQNTKFLLNCDYTDLQSLFFDLLYDESSEEVQVACVRMIKRILLHGPVDILLKTKTKWLQCLDFLLLHRNKIVRETFCSQIGFFLEDSVLNYLFITGDSANISREQVFMDKIKHAFAAAEDPLVLETLIETGATIMQAVDIHSQLFLFSLILLIDQLGNPFVTVRLTASKFINRSCCFHHSGGLEQLVSKVVQVRNELYYFLSMKLANQSKLVEEFSAAVLGVETEELVKRIIPIVLPRLVVLQHNNDQAISTLCELAKYSNTDMVQLIVNWLPKVLAFALHQADGKELKSALQFYHEYTGSDNKEIFAAALPALLDELICFTDVDDLEEISKRLARVPRMIKDVAEILTGSEDLSGFLRNHYVGLLNSIDRKMLHAEDISLQKQAVRRIEMLIKLMGSHLSTYVPKIMVLLMHAINKDWLQGEGLSVLHFFIKQLALLSPASIKHVISQVFAALVPFLERETENSFSHLQKIVEILEELVLQNKVILKQNIHEFPPVPDIPVLIKVNKMIQEACGLKTLKDQLRDVVDGLNHDNLNVRYMVASKLRKLLDLNREEFITLLTKEGDLMMDLVSSLITSLLKGCAEESRTSVGQRLKLICADCLGALGAVDPAKVKGFAITRFKIACADDDLIFELIHKHLARAFRAAPDTIVQDSAALAIQELLKLAGCQASLDENISEQRKDKPRKVGKSSTKDINECTEMVGRGQRLWDRFSDYVKEIIAPCLTSRFQLPNVSDSAASGPIYRPSMSFRRWIYFWIKKLTVHATGSRFTIFNACRGIVRHDMQIAMYLLPYLVLNAVCDGTEEARRGVTEEILSVLDAAASDNGTISVHGSNSGQSEVCIQAVFTLLDNLGQWVDDVEQELTLSQPVQLCISKELAVKSKDRNISLPKESQQAFVQCKHVSELLDAIPKVYLAKASFRCQAYARSLLYFESYVREKSGAFNPASERSGVFDDEDISYLMEIYSGLDEPDGLSGLASLRKSKSLQDHLLINKKAGNWAEALTSCEQALQMEPTSVQRHSDVLDCLLNMCHLQAMVTHVDGLLSRVPLYKKTWCTQGVQAAWRLGRWDLMNEYLSGADEEGLLCSSSESNALFDLDVSKILHAMMKKDQFSVAEKIALSKQALIAPLAAAGMDSYARAYPFVVKLHLLRELEDFNSLLNGQSFLNRRFHLGEPEFSRVLENWESRLKLTQPSLWTREPLLAFRRLVFGASGLDSQVGNCWLQYAKLCRSAGHYEVANRAILEAKAAGASNFYIEKAKLLWSNKRADGAIAELQQSLLNMPVEVVGSAAISSITSLSVVPLNPPPLLVDTQSMNKNEDVAKTLLLYSRWIHYTGQKQKEDVISLYSRVKELQPKWEKGYFYMAKYCDEVLVDARKRQEDHTEQSPRQRPSNSAIVSSTNVNTERRWWTYLPDVLLFYAKGLHRGHKNLFQALPRLLTLWFDFGSVYHRNNLSSNKDLANVHGKVMSIMRGCLKDLPTYQWLTVLPQLVSRICHQNEETVRLVKHIITSVLRRYPQQALWTIAAVTKSTVSSRREAAAEIIQAARRGSNQGGSNSMFVQFATLVDHLIKLCFHPGQAKARTINILTEFSALKRLMPLDIIMPTQESLTVNLPPCDMNLTDSGTSDIFSHSDLPTISGISDEAEILSSLQRPKKIILMGSDGIERPFLCKPKDDLRKDARMMEFNAMINRLLCKCPESRRRKLYIRTFSVIPLTEDCGMVEWVPYTRGLRHILQDIYISCGKFDRQKTNPQIKRVYDQFQGKMPEDEMLKTKVLPMFPPVFHKWFRNTFSEPAAWFRARIAYAHTAAVWSMVGHIVGLGDRHGENILFDSTTGDCVHVDFSCLFDKGLQLEKPELVPFRLTQNMIDGLGITGYEGIYLRVCEITLSTLRGHKETLISVLETFIHDPLVEWTKSHKSSGVEVQNPHAQRAINNIEARLQGVVVGVGAAPSLPLAVEGQARRLIAEAVSLKNLGKMYIWWMPWF encoded by the exons ATGGCGAATCTGTCAAGCCTCGTGCACGAGCTTCGGGAACGTATTGCTGCATCCTCTTCGGCTACTTCCACCACCCAGAATGATGACGTTTTGGAGTCCAGATTCCGGGCTGTTCTCCCCAATCTCCTCCAAGCTTACGTCGTCCCTTCCGCTTCTG CGAAAGAGAGAGAGGTGATTGCAGTGCTTAAACTACTGGCGCACACTGCCAAGAACTTTCCCGGAGTTTTCTACCACGGAAAGGCCAGCGCTGTGCTTCCTGTTATTGGTCGCATCATACCATTCTTTGCAGAACCTGCTTTTCT CTCTCGACATGGAACTATTGTTGAAACTGTTGGATCCCTGTTATCCTTGCTCCGCACTGGTGATCGAGACGCATTCCGCCAATTTTTCATGGACACAATGTTGTTGGTTGAAG ATCTCGCGTACGTCGCCTCAATTTGCAATAAGACAAACTCTTCAGAAGGAAAGAAAGTGTCCATGACTTCTTTTCGCGAATCTGTTGCGGCAATCAGCAATGAAACTGCTCTTCTCAGCGATATTCCAAAATCTAACAGACCTGTCAATGGTTATGGAATATCAATAGATCTCACGGGGAAGGAAAGGTTTCTACCATTTGCCACTTCAGTCATCAAACTTCTTTATAAATCCTTAACCGAAGGAACTTTAAATGTCGAAGGACTAGTGGATGTGCCGTGTGTTTTGGCTGTCTGCAATCTTTTATGTTACGGAGATGATGATCTGCACATG GCATGTTTTGACTTTGCACGCCTTGTTGGAGCAGGAAGAAATAGTGAGATTATTCCTTCTGAAATCTTCATACAGTCGATGACAATTATATTGAATGAAGATGTTGAAGGAGTTTCAGTTTTcag AAGTGCAGTTTATGATTCTTCTCTAGGTGGATGTCTTCATACATTGCACTCTGGTTCTCCTGATGAAATTGTAAGGTCTACAGCGGCGGATTTGGTACGCATATTTCCCGAGTCTCTGTTGAAGACTAGGAGCATGGAGCTCAAG GCCGCCTTATGTAGTGCATATGTGAGGATTGCAAAAATGTGCCCCCCTCAATTTTGGAAGCCAGAGTGTCTTATTTATTTACTTTGCTCATCTGATCCCTTGTTTCAATTGATAGACTGCTTCAAAGTGGCAGTTTCCAGGCTTTCTCCTTACCTTGTTGGCAGGATTATTACCGATGATCGCGATATCAGTATGTTGGCTTTTAGAGATACTGCTAATGAGATATTAACAATTGGGGGGAAGAGACGCAATCAGGGCACAGACACTTCAGAGACAAAGCGACAAAAGAGGGAAGATAAATTTACGGATTCTGGTAACAAAAGAGAGGAAGCTTACAATCTATGTGGGTTTTCAGGAATTAGAGAAAAAGAATATGCTGATTTTCTGTTTAGTTCATTGAATCTATTGGTTGAATTTTTAAAACCTCCTGGGGAGAACTCTAATTCAATGAGTACAGAAACTGCCCTAACTGCTATTAGCATACTTTGTGTTGTTTTTTCTGAACATCCTCACACAGACCTTTCTATTTGCATATTTCGTCAAATGTGCAAGTGGATTTTTTGGATGTTTGAGCAG CTCCAGCAGGCAAAGCCAGGACATCCATTTGCCATGGATATATCCATCTTTCTGGAAGCTGTTGACAGCCTGTTGTTCGTGCAAG GGTCCCTTTCTGAAGAGAATAAGAATGAACTCTTTGAAAGCACGGGTGACATTGGAACTCTATTGCTCCCTGTGCTAAAGCTTTCATGGAATCATTCTTCTTCAATAATCGATTACTGCCCTCCTTGGAAGGCAAAGTGTCTGTCAATTCGAATTTTGTCTAAGATCGGGTTTATAGCTCAGAGTGGAGTGGATCTTGATGTTTTGGACTTGGGGCTTCGTGATGAAGCAGAAGAAGTTAGAATTAAAGCTGTTATTTCTATGCCATTGATTCTTCGAAGCTGTGATGTTAATTTTCTGATGCATATGTTCAACAAACTGGA GATCCTGGTGAAAGAAAAAAATGAGCAAGTCAAGAAAATCATTCCCCTTTTTCTGGGTCATCTGGCATGTCTCTTTGGATGTTATGAGGAAGCATTACTTGGTGATAGTAGATACAAACTATACTTGATGAATGACCAGGAGAAACAGGAATCTAAATTTGATAATCTCTTAAAAGGGTTTTGGTGTTCAAAGTGTGATGGTACTATAGCAGTCAATCACAGAGCATGCTCGAAAGTTCTGTGGCCTAATGTGCAGAACACTAAATTTCTTTTGAATTGTGATTACACAGATTTGCAGTCTCTCTTTTTCGACCTCCTTTATGATGAATCATCAGAAGAAGTTCAAGTTGCTTGTGTGAGAATGATTAAGAGAATCCTTTTGCATGGACCTGTAGATATTTTgcttaaaacaaaaacaaaatggcTTCAGTGTCTTGATTTTTTACTACTACACAGGAATAAAATTGTGAGGGAAACATTTTGTTCACAGATTGGTTTCTTCCTCGAGGAttctgttttaaattatttatttatcactGGGGATTCTGCAAATATATCTAGGGAACAGGTGTTTATGGACAAGATAAAACATGCTTTTGCAGCTGCTGAAGATCCTCTTGTTTTGGAAACTCTAATAGAAACTGGAGCAACAATTATGCAAGCTGTTGATATTCATAGTCAACTGTTTCTCTTCTCCCTTATTCTTTTAATAGATCAGCTTGGCAATCCTTTCGTGACAGTGAGGCTAACTGCATCAAAGTTCATAAACAGATCTTGCTGTTTCCATCATAGCGGGGGACTTGAACAACTTGTTTCTAAAGTTGTGCAGGTTCGAAATgaattgtattattttttatccatGAAGCTTGCCAATCAATCAAAATTGGTAGAAGAGTTCTCTGCAGCTGTTCTTGGTGTGGAAACTGAAGAACTTGTCAAGAGAATTATTCCCATTGTTCTTCCAAGGCTTGTTGTTCTCCAACACAATAACGACCAAGCAATATCCACTTTATGTGAGTTGGCCAAGTATTCGAACACAGATATGGTACAACTGATTGTTAATTGGCTGCCTAAAGTGCTTGCCTTTGCTCTTCACCAAGCTGATGGGAAGGAACTAAAATCTGCTCTGCAGTTCTACCATGAATATACTGGGTCTGATAACAAAGAAATCTTTGCAGCTGCTTTACCTGCACTTTTAGATGAACTTATATGCTTTACAGACGTGGATGATTTAGAAGAAATAAGTAAAAG ATTAGCCAGGGTTCCTCGAATGATAAAGGATGTGGCAGAAATTCTCACAGGAAGTGAAGATCTGTCAGGATTTTTGAGGAACCATTATGTTGGTCTGTTGAACAGCATTGACAGAAAGATGCTTCACGCAGAGGATATATCCTTGCAAAAACAAGCCGTCAGGCGGATAGAGATGCTGATTAAATTAATGGGCTCCCATCTTAGCACCTATGTACCAAAAATTATGGTCCTTCTCATGCATGCCATCAACAAGGATTGGCTCCAGGGTGAGGGTCTCTCGGTTTTGCATTTCTTCATAAAGCAATTAGCATTATTGTCACCAGCTAGCATTAAACATGTGATTTCCCAAGTTTTTGCTGCTCTAGTCCCTTTTCTGGAGAGAGAGACTGAAAATTCATTTTCACACTTGCAAAAAATTGTGGAGATATTGGAAGAGCTTGTGCTTCAGAATAAGGTCATCTTAAAACAAAATATCCACGAGTTCCCTCCTGTACCCGACATTCCTGTTCTGATAAAAGTAAACAAAATGATTCAAGAAGCATGTGGATTGAAGACTCTGAAAGATCAGTTACGTGATGTTGTGGATGGGTTAAATCATGATAACTTAAATGTGAGATACATGGTAGCATCTAAGCTAAGGAAATTGCTGGATCTGAATAGGGAAGAATTTATAACTTTGCTCACTAAGGAGGGGGATCTAATGATGGATCTCGTGAGCTCTTTGATAACTTCACTGCTTAAAGGTTGTGCAGAGGAATCAAGAACTTCAGTTGGACAACGGCTGAAGTTGATATGTGCCGATTGCCTTGGAGCGCTTGGTGCTGTTGATCCTGCCAAAGTCAAGGGATTTGCCATCACTCGTTTTAAGATTGCATGTGCTGATGATGATTTAATATTCGAGTTGATCCATAAACATCTGGCCAGGGCTTTCAGAGCTGCACCTGACACCATTGTTCAAGATTCGGCTGCATTGGCTATTCAGGAGCTGCTAAAGCTCGCTGGTTGCCAGGCATCACTTGATGAGAACATTTCAGAGCAAAGAAAAGACAAACCCCGCAAGGTGGGAAAATCTTCTACCAAGGACATAAATGAGTGCACCGAAATGGTTGGTAGGGGCCAGAGATTGTGGGACCGTTTTTCTGATTATGTCAAAGAGATTATAGCCCCTTGCTTAACCTCAAGATTCCAGCTCCCTAATGTGTCAGATTCCGCTGCTTCTGGTCCAATTTACCGACCTTCAATGTCGTTCAGAAGAtggatttatttttggattaaaaAATTAACTGTACATGCCACTGGCTCCCGGTTTACAATTTTTAATGCTTGCCGAGGTATAGTGCGTCACGATATGCAAATTGCAATGTATCTTCTGCCTTATTTAGTCTTGAATGCTGTATGTGATGGTACTGAGGAGGCTCGCCGTGGAGTAACTGAGGAAATTCTATCAGTTCTTGATGCGGCAGCCTCCGATAATGGAACTATTTCTGTGCATGGTAGTAATTCTGGACAAAGTGAAGTGTGCATTCAAGCTGTGTTTACCCTTCTTGATAATCTAGGCCAATGGGTGGATGATGTTGAGCAAGAACTTACCCTATCCCAACCTGTTCAGTTATGTATCTCCAAGGAACTAGCTGTCAAATCCAAGGATAGGAACATATCACTTCCAAAGGAATCACAACAAGCATTTGTGCAATGTAAGCATGTATCCGAACTCCTGGACGCAATTCCCAAGGTATATCTTGCTAAGGCCTCTTTCAGGTGTCAGGCTTATGCCAGATCTTTATTATACTTTGAATCTTATGTGCGGGAGAAGTCAGGAGCTTTCAACCCTGCTTCTGAAAGGAGTGGTGTCTTTGACGATGAAGACATCTCTTATCTAATGGAAATATACAGTGGATTAGATGAGCCAGATGGGTTGTCTGGTCTGGCATCTTTGCGCAAGTCAAAGAGCTTGCAAGACCATCTCCTGATTAATAAAAAGGCAGGAAACTGGGCTGAAGCTCTGACTTCTTGTGAGCAAGCTTTGCAGATGGAGCCCACTTCTGTTCAGAGACATTCTGATGTCCTTGACTGTTTGTTGAACATGTGTCATTTACAGGCCATGGTAACTCATGTCGATGGATTACTTTCTAGGGTTCCTCTATACAAGAAAACATGGTGTACACAAGGCGTTCAGGCGGCATGGAGGCTTGGGAGGTGGGACTTGATGAATGAATACCTTAGTGGAGCTGATGAAGAAGGTTTACTTTGTAGCAGCTCCGAGAGTAATGCTCTTTTTGACTTGGATGTTTCAAAAATTCTTCATGCAATGATGAAAAAGGATCAATTTTCGGTTGCTGAGAAAATTGCATTGTCTAAACAAGCTCTTATTGCTCCTCTTGCTGCTGCTGGGATGGATTCTTATGCACGAGCATACCCATTCGTCGTCAAGCTTCACTTGCTTCGGGAGCTGGAGGACTTTAATTCTCTTCTAAATGGTCAGTCTTTTTTGAATAGAAGATTCCATCTTGGTGAACCAGAGTTCTCAAGAGTTTTGGAAAACTGGGAGAGTCGATTAAAACTTACACAACCATCTCTTTGGACTAGAGAACCGCTTTTGGCATTTCGAAGACTTGTTTTTGGTGCCAGTGGTCTTGATTCTCAAGTTGGTAACTGCTGGTTACAGTATGCAAAGCTATGTCGGTCAGCTGGTCATTATGAAGTTGCAAATAGAGCAATTTTAGAAGCCAAGGCAGCAGGTGCTTCCAATTTTTATATTGAGAAAGCGAAGCTCCTGTGGAGCAATAAGCGGGCTGATGGTGCCATAGCGGAGTTGCAACAATCACTTCTCAACATGCCTGTGGAAGTTGTTGGCTCTGCTGCTATTTCGTCAATCACTAGCCTCTCTGTTGTTCCTCTTAACCCTCCGCCTTTACTGGTAGATACTCAATCTATGAATAAAAATGAAGATGTGGCGAAAACCCTCCTTTTATACTCAAGGTGGATTCACTACACTGGGCAGAAGCAGAAGGAAGATGTAATAAGTCTGTATTCTAGGGTGAAGGAACTCCAGCCCAAGTGGGAGAAAGGATACTTTTATATGGCAAAATATTGCGATGAAGTGCTTGTTGATGCTAGAAAGCGCCAGGAGGACCATACTGAACAGTCTCCTAGACAGAGACCATCCAATTCAGCTATTGTCTCATCGACCAATGTGAATACTGAGAGAAGGTGGTGGACTTACCTTCCTGATGTTCTTTTGTTTTATGCAAAGGGACTACATAGGGGGCACAAGAATCTCTTTCAAGCCCTACCAAGGTTGTTAACATTATGGTTTGACTTTGGAAGTGTTTATCACAGAAATAATTTGTCATCCAATAAAGATTTGGCGAATGTTCACGGGAAG GTTATGAGCATCATGAGAGGGTGTTTAAAGGACTTGCCCACCTACCAGTGGTTGACTGTCTTGCCTCAGTTAGTTTCAAGAATTTGCCACCAAAATGAAGAAACTGTCCGCTTAGTGAAACACATTATTACTTCCGTGCTCCGTCGATATCCACAGCAAGCTCTGTGGACCATTGCAGCCGTTACAAAATCCACAGTTTCTTCAAGAAGGGAGGCTGCCGCTGAGATTATACAAGCTGCAAGAAGAGGATCCAATCAGGGAGGTTCTAACTCTATGTTTGTGCAGTTTGCCACCCTAGTTGATCATCTCATAAAGCTGTGTTTTCATCCAGGCCAAGCAAAGGCAAGGACAATTAACATTTTGACTGAGTTTAGTGCCCTTAAGAGGCTGATGCCCTTGGATATCATAATGCCGACCCAGGAATCTCTTACTGTTAATTTACCTCCATGTGACATGAATCTCACTGATTCTGGTACATCTGATATCTTTTCACATTCGGATCTTCCGACAATATCAGGAATATCTGATGAGGCCGAGATTCTTTCCTCGCTTCAGCGTCCAAAGAAA ATAATTCTCATGGGCAGTGATGGAATTGAACGCCCATTTCTTTGCAAACCAAAAGATGACCTAAGAAAAGATGCACGCATGATGGAGTTCAATGCAATGATAAATCGTCTGCTATGCAAGTGTCCTGAAAGTCGTCGGAGGAAGCTTTATATTCGTACTTTTTCAGTGATTCCATTGACAGAAGATTGTGGTATGGTTGAGTGGGTCCCTTACACTCGTGGACTCCGACATATTCTCCAGGACATCTACATAAGCTGtggaaagtttgacagacagAAAACAAATCCTCAAATTAAGCGTGTTTATGATCAATTCCAAGGTAAAATGCCAGAAGATGAAATGCTGAAGACCAAAGTTTTGCCAATGTTCCCTCCAGTCTTCCATAAATGGTTCCGGAACACATTTTCAGAACCAGCTGCATGGTTTAGGGCTCGAATAGCGTATGCACATactgcagcagtttggtctatGGTTGGTCATATCGTTGGCCTTGGGGATAGGCATGGTGAAAACATTCTCTTTGATTCTACCACAGGCGATTGTGTGCATGTGGACTTTAGTTGCTTGTTTGACAAAGGCCTTCAGTTGGAGAAACCAGAGTTGGTGCCTTTCAGATTGACACAG AACATGATTGATGGGCTAGGGATAACTGGATATGAGGGCATTTACCTCCGTGTTTGCGAGATCACCCTTTCAACACTACGTGGTCACAAGGAGACGCTCATAAGCGTCTTGGAAACCTTCATCCACGATCCCCTTGTGGAATGGACAAAATCCCACAAGTCCAGTGGGGTAGAAGTTCAAAACCCCCATGCGCAG CGAGCCATCAATAACATTGAAGCACGTCTGCAAGGAGTTGTAGTTGGTGTTGGCGCAGCGCCGTCTTTGCCTCTTGCCGTTGAAGGACAAGCTCGGCGTCTGATCGCAGAGGCGGTTTCACTTAAAAACCTAGGAAAGATGTACATATGGTGGATGCCTTGGTTTTAG